One window from the genome of Polynucleobacter sp. MWH-Svant-W18 encodes:
- a CDS encoding MBL fold metallo-hydrolase — MNTQNQARPESAIHYPLGEALPDLGSTIELAPGVRWLRMKLPFALDHINLWLLRDEIDGVAGWTIVDCGIANDETRASWEKIFATQLEGLPVLRVIVTHMHPDHVGLSQWLCEKWNAPLWISMTDYLTAQWLSCKEGGAAIGARAGGGGSADHFQKHGLISPEDLEKIRARFNYYSNMVPGVPRQYRRILDGDIILIGGRQWRVIMGYGHAPEHASLYCESLGVLISGDMLLPRISTNVSVYDAEPDGDPLGLYLDSLDRYLPLPEDTLVLPSHGKPFTGMKPRIAQLKAHHDERLADTLGACKKPATAREIVPVLFKRELDIHQLTFAMGEAIAHLNYLLRRGKLRRLLCDDGVLRFSVV; from the coding sequence ATGAATACTCAAAATCAGGCAAGACCCGAAAGTGCTATTCATTATCCATTAGGTGAGGCTCTTCCGGATCTAGGCAGCACGATTGAACTTGCGCCCGGTGTTCGCTGGCTCAGAATGAAACTGCCATTTGCTTTAGACCACATTAATCTGTGGCTTTTACGCGATGAAATTGATGGTGTAGCTGGTTGGACGATTGTCGATTGCGGTATTGCCAATGATGAGACTAGAGCTTCGTGGGAAAAGATTTTTGCAACTCAGTTAGAAGGCTTACCGGTATTGCGTGTCATCGTTACCCACATGCACCCAGACCATGTTGGATTGTCGCAATGGCTTTGTGAGAAGTGGAATGCGCCCCTATGGATTTCGATGACAGACTACTTGACGGCGCAATGGTTAAGCTGCAAAGAGGGTGGCGCCGCAATTGGTGCACGTGCCGGCGGCGGTGGCTCTGCAGATCATTTTCAGAAACACGGTTTAATAAGCCCAGAAGATTTAGAAAAAATTCGGGCGCGTTTCAATTACTACAGCAACATGGTGCCAGGCGTACCACGTCAATATCGCCGTATTTTGGATGGCGATATTATCCTGATTGGCGGTAGGCAATGGCGAGTCATCATGGGATATGGTCATGCCCCAGAGCATGCCTCGCTGTATTGTGAGTCCTTAGGGGTATTGATATCTGGGGATATGCTCTTGCCGCGCATTTCAACGAATGTCAGCGTCTATGATGCCGAGCCTGATGGCGATCCTTTAGGCTTGTATTTAGATTCACTCGATCGTTATTTACCGCTGCCTGAAGATACTTTGGTTCTGCCATCCCATGGCAAGCCATTTACTGGAATGAAGCCACGTATTGCCCAACTAAAAGCACATCATGATGAGCGCCTAGCGGATACCTTGGGGGCATGTAAAAAACCGGCCACTGCTCGAGAGATAGTGCCGGTTTTATTTAAGCGTGAGTTAGATATTCATCAGCTTACTTTTGCGATGGGCGAGGCTATTGCTCATCTGAATTACCTACTTCGTCGAGGTAAGTTGCGTCGCCTGCTTTGCGACGACGGCGTGTTGCGGTTTTCCGTGGTTTAG
- the metH gene encoding methionine synthase has product MSSLEKKMPPPMKLSGLEAFNVTSAVGFVNIGERTNVTGSKAFARMILNNQFDEALAVARQQVENGAQVIDINMDEAMLDSEAAMIRFLNLIASEPDIARVPIMIDSSKWSVIEAGLKCIQGKPIVNSISLKEGEESFRKQARLIRRYGAASVVMAFDEAGQADTFKRKTEICQRCYEILVNEIGFPAEDIIFDPNIFAIATGIEEHDNYAVDFINATRWIKENLPGAKVSGGVSNVSFSFRGNDRVREAIHTVFLYHAIQAGMDMGIVNAGQLGVYADLDLELRERVEDVVLNRFKEKEGKTPTERLLEIADQFKGGGAKQVENLVWRESPVRERLTHALVHGITTFIEEDTEELRAEIMGAGGRPIEVIEGPLMDGMNVVGDLFGAGKMFLPQVVKSARVMKQAVAILIPYIEEEKRQHIAAGGEAKAKGKIVMATVKGDVHDIGKNIVTVVLQCNNFEVANMGVMVPCAEILKRAKEENADIVGLSGLITPSLEEMTYVAQEMQRDDYFRERQIPLMIGGATTSRVHTAVKIAPHYDGPVVYVPDASRSVSVASSLLSDESAKKFIQDLRDDYVRIREQHANKKAAPTISLEAARKNRELIDWSAYVPEKPKFIGRRVFKNFALSDIAKYIDWTPFFQTWDLAGKFPAILDDEVVGVEARKVYEDALVLLDKLIKGQWLQADAVVAFYPANTVGDDIVLYSDEKREQPLFVWHNLRQQAERPIVDGARRPNRCLADYVAPKDSGVNDYLGCFAVTTGHGVEKKVAEFQAKHDDYSAIMLKALADRLAEAFAELMHHRVRTDLWGYATDEILTNDQMINEEYRGIRPAPGYPACPAHEVKQDLLRVIGSEDIGMTLTESMAMNPASSVSGFYLAHPDARYFNVGKISTDQLEDLAKRRGESVEDVRRQLASLID; this is encoded by the coding sequence ATGAGTAGTTTGGAGAAAAAAATGCCGCCGCCGATGAAGTTATCTGGCTTAGAGGCATTTAACGTTACTTCGGCTGTCGGTTTCGTAAATATTGGTGAGCGTACTAACGTTACGGGATCCAAAGCATTTGCACGCATGATTCTGAACAATCAATTTGATGAGGCTCTCGCAGTAGCGCGTCAGCAAGTTGAGAATGGTGCACAAGTCATTGATATCAATATGGATGAGGCGATGCTAGATTCCGAGGCAGCGATGATTCGCTTCCTCAATCTGATTGCTTCAGAGCCAGACATTGCCCGCGTTCCCATCATGATTGATTCCTCCAAGTGGAGCGTGATTGAAGCAGGCCTTAAGTGTATTCAGGGCAAGCCCATCGTCAATTCGATTTCACTCAAAGAGGGCGAAGAGTCCTTTAGGAAACAAGCTCGCTTGATTCGTCGATACGGCGCTGCTTCTGTGGTGATGGCTTTTGATGAAGCAGGTCAAGCTGATACATTTAAACGTAAAACAGAAATCTGCCAACGCTGTTACGAGATTTTGGTAAATGAAATTGGTTTTCCTGCAGAAGATATTATTTTTGATCCCAATATCTTCGCAATAGCTACCGGCATTGAAGAGCACGATAACTACGCAGTAGATTTTATTAATGCTACTCGTTGGATTAAAGAAAACCTACCAGGTGCAAAAGTGAGTGGTGGCGTTTCTAATGTGAGCTTCTCATTTCGGGGCAACGACCGGGTGCGCGAGGCAATTCACACTGTTTTCCTATATCACGCGATTCAAGCAGGCATGGATATGGGTATCGTCAACGCCGGCCAACTGGGTGTGTACGCCGACTTAGATCTTGAGTTGCGTGAACGTGTCGAAGATGTTGTCCTAAACCGCTTTAAGGAAAAAGAGGGCAAGACGCCAACAGAGCGTTTGTTAGAGATTGCCGATCAATTTAAGGGTGGTGGTGCTAAGCAGGTAGAGAACTTGGTGTGGCGTGAATCACCAGTGCGCGAGCGCTTAACTCATGCACTAGTGCATGGGATTACTACTTTTATTGAAGAAGATACCGAAGAATTACGTGCTGAAATCATGGGTGCTGGCGGTAGACCAATTGAGGTCATTGAAGGCCCACTCATGGATGGTATGAATGTGGTTGGTGATCTGTTTGGCGCAGGAAAAATGTTTTTGCCACAAGTAGTCAAGAGTGCTCGGGTCATGAAACAAGCTGTTGCGATTCTGATTCCTTATATCGAGGAAGAAAAGCGTCAGCATATTGCTGCTGGTGGTGAGGCCAAAGCCAAAGGCAAGATCGTGATGGCTACAGTAAAAGGTGATGTCCACGATATTGGTAAAAATATTGTGACTGTAGTGCTGCAATGTAATAACTTCGAGGTAGCCAATATGGGTGTGATGGTTCCTTGCGCAGAGATTCTCAAGCGCGCTAAGGAAGAGAATGCGGACATCGTTGGATTGTCTGGCTTGATCACACCATCCCTGGAAGAGATGACTTATGTCGCACAAGAGATGCAGCGTGATGATTATTTCCGTGAACGTCAAATTCCCTTGATGATTGGTGGTGCAACTACTTCACGGGTGCATACCGCTGTGAAGATTGCCCCCCACTACGATGGTCCAGTGGTATATGTCCCTGATGCATCCCGATCTGTTTCTGTCGCTTCCAGTCTGCTCTCAGATGAAAGTGCCAAGAAATTTATTCAAGATTTGCGTGATGACTATGTCCGTATTCGCGAGCAGCATGCCAATAAGAAAGCAGCCCCAACAATTTCTTTAGAAGCGGCTCGTAAAAATCGTGAGTTGATTGATTGGTCTGCCTACGTTCCTGAGAAGCCCAAGTTTATTGGTCGTCGTGTATTCAAAAACTTTGCACTGAGTGACATTGCTAAATATATTGACTGGACACCTTTCTTTCAGACCTGGGATTTGGCCGGTAAATTCCCGGCCATCTTGGATGATGAAGTAGTAGGTGTTGAGGCTCGCAAGGTATATGAAGATGCACTGGTTTTGCTAGATAAGCTAATCAAGGGTCAGTGGTTGCAGGCTGATGCAGTGGTTGCCTTCTACCCAGCGAATACTGTGGGCGATGATATTGTTTTGTACAGCGATGAAAAGCGCGAGCAGCCACTATTTGTGTGGCATAACTTGCGTCAGCAGGCTGAACGACCCATCGTGGATGGAGCTCGCAGACCAAATCGTTGCTTGGCGGATTATGTCGCACCAAAAGATTCTGGAGTGAATGATTACCTCGGATGCTTCGCAGTGACAACAGGTCACGGCGTAGAAAAGAAGGTTGCTGAATTTCAAGCCAAGCATGACGACTACAGCGCCATTATGTTGAAGGCTTTAGCTGATCGCTTAGCTGAAGCTTTTGCCGAGTTAATGCACCATCGAGTGAGAACGGATTTGTGGGGCTATGCTACCGATGAAATTCTGACCAATGATCAGATGATCAACGAGGAGTATCGCGGCATTCGTCCTGCGCCTGGCTATCCTGCGTGTCCAGCGCACGAGGTTAAGCAAGATCTTCTTAGGGTAATCGGGTCAGAAGATATTGGCATGACCTTGACTGAGTCAATGGCCATGAATCCAGCTTCCAGTGTGAGCGGTTTCTATTTAGCTCATCCAGATGCACGCTACTTTAATGTTGGGAAAATCTCAACTGATCAGTTGGAAGATTTGGCTAAGCGTCGTGGTGAGTCAGTTGAGGATGTACGCCGTCAACTCGCTAGCTTGATAGATTAA
- a CDS encoding DUF1840 domain-containing protein, with the protein MIYQFRSKAGPDVIMLADLTKRIFDILGRPLEPRGILTVEQLPNLITTLENAILKDLEERSKTEHEEGEEKPKLADRLGQRAYPFLELMKQAKAKDEPVMWGV; encoded by the coding sequence ATGATCTATCAATTTCGCTCAAAAGCTGGACCGGACGTCATTATGTTGGCCGATCTGACCAAGCGAATCTTTGATATTTTGGGTCGTCCACTGGAGCCCAGGGGAATTCTGACCGTAGAGCAATTACCGAATCTCATTACCACCCTAGAAAATGCAATTCTGAAAGACCTAGAAGAACGCTCAAAAACAGAGCATGAAGAGGGTGAAGAAAAGCCCAAACTTGCTGACCGACTTGGTCAAAGGGCCTATCCTTTTTTAGAACTGATGAAGCAGGCCAAAGCCAAAGATGAGCCCGTGATGTGGGGCGTTTAA
- a CDS encoding MDR family oxidoreductase, with product MFKAILVNKDDQGYRAELGQADEASLPEGDVRVKVLYSTLNYKDGLAITGKGPVVRSFPMVPGIDFAGEVIESSSPEFKAGDLVLLNGWGVGEGHWGGLAQQARVKAEWLIPLPKGFTAKQALAIGTAGYTAMLCVMALQKHGLKPSDGEVLVTGAAGGVGSFAITLLSKLGFKVVASTGRMAEADYLKKLGAAEVIDRASLSAPGKPLAKERWAAVVDSVGSHTLANACAQTKSDGAVAACGLAQGMDFPSTVAPFILRGVTLYGVNSVTVPRAKRIAAYEQLSKLVDLKTLDEISYEITLEESLKYAQELMAGNVRGRLIVDVNK from the coding sequence ATGTTTAAAGCAATATTAGTGAATAAAGATGATCAAGGCTATCGTGCCGAGTTGGGGCAGGCAGATGAGGCTAGCCTGCCAGAAGGGGATGTTCGAGTAAAGGTGCTCTATTCGACCCTTAACTATAAAGATGGCTTGGCTATTACTGGCAAAGGCCCTGTTGTGAGAAGCTTTCCAATGGTGCCGGGCATTGATTTTGCAGGGGAAGTGATTGAGAGCTCTAGTCCAGAATTCAAGGCTGGCGATCTGGTGCTTTTAAATGGTTGGGGTGTTGGCGAAGGTCACTGGGGTGGTTTAGCTCAACAAGCCCGAGTCAAGGCGGAGTGGTTGATTCCATTGCCTAAAGGATTTACAGCAAAGCAAGCTTTGGCAATTGGCACTGCTGGTTACACCGCCATGCTTTGTGTCATGGCCTTGCAAAAACATGGTCTCAAGCCAAGCGATGGAGAGGTATTGGTAACGGGTGCTGCCGGAGGGGTTGGTAGCTTCGCCATTACTTTATTGAGTAAGTTAGGTTTCAAGGTAGTTGCTAGTACTGGCCGAATGGCTGAGGCAGATTATTTAAAGAAATTAGGTGCCGCTGAAGTCATTGACCGCGCATCTTTATCTGCTCCAGGCAAGCCTTTGGCTAAGGAGCGTTGGGCAGCAGTAGTGGATAGTGTTGGTAGTCACACACTAGCCAACGCCTGCGCCCAAACCAAGAGTGATGGCGCGGTCGCCGCTTGCGGGCTTGCCCAGGGCATGGATTTCCCATCAACTGTTGCCCCATTTATTTTGCGCGGCGTGACTTTGTATGGCGTCAATAGCGTAACTGTTCCACGTGCAAAACGAATTGCCGCATATGAGCAATTAAGTAAGTTAGTTGATCTAAAAACCTTAGATGAAATCTCTTACGAAATTACTCTAGAAGAATCATTAAAGTATGCACAAGAGTTAATGGCGGGTAATGTGCGTGGTCGCTTAATTGTGGATGTAAATAAGTAA
- a CDS encoding homocysteine S-methyltransferase family protein, translating into MQFNGISQPYTRGQALPELLKQRILILDGAMGTMIQQYKLTESDYRGLPGNTRFADHPGDIKGSNELLVLTQPHIISKIHEQYLEAGADIIETNTFGATSVAQEDYKMAGLAREMNEVSARLAKAACEKYSTQDKPRFAAGAIGPTPKTASISPDVNDPGARNVTFEALRASYREQIEGLFAGGVDLFLVETIFDTLNAKAALFALDEFFEETGERLPVMISGTVTDASGRILSGQTVEAFWNSLRHIKPLTFGLNCALGAALMRPYIAELARICDAAISCYPNAGLPNPMSDTGFDETPEITSSLVDGFAKDGLVNVVGGCCGTTPDHIRAIANAVSKRKPRAFYRENAEAAK; encoded by the coding sequence ATGCAATTTAATGGTATTTCCCAGCCCTACACCCGCGGTCAGGCACTTCCCGAGCTGTTAAAGCAGCGCATCCTGATTTTGGATGGTGCAATGGGTACCATGATTCAACAGTACAAATTGACTGAGTCTGACTACCGTGGATTGCCAGGAAATACGCGTTTTGCTGATCACCCTGGTGATATCAAAGGTAGCAATGAGTTGTTGGTTCTAACCCAGCCCCACATCATTAGCAAAATTCATGAGCAGTACCTGGAGGCCGGTGCTGACATTATTGAAACCAATACGTTTGGCGCAACCTCAGTTGCACAAGAAGATTACAAAATGGCTGGCTTAGCTCGCGAGATGAATGAAGTCTCTGCTCGACTTGCCAAAGCTGCCTGTGAAAAATACAGCACTCAAGACAAGCCTCGTTTTGCTGCTGGCGCTATTGGCCCAACTCCTAAGACCGCTAGCATTTCGCCGGATGTCAATGATCCTGGTGCTCGTAATGTTACCTTTGAGGCGCTGCGCGCTTCATACCGTGAGCAGATTGAGGGTTTGTTTGCTGGCGGTGTTGATTTATTTTTGGTTGAAACGATTTTCGATACGCTCAATGCAAAGGCTGCGCTATTTGCCTTAGATGAATTCTTTGAAGAAACTGGAGAGCGTTTGCCGGTCATGATTTCTGGAACGGTGACCGATGCTTCCGGGCGTATTTTGTCTGGTCAAACTGTTGAGGCCTTCTGGAATAGCTTGCGCCATATAAAACCACTGACATTTGGTTTGAACTGTGCCCTAGGTGCTGCATTAATGCGCCCTTATATTGCAGAGCTTGCGCGGATTTGTGATGCAGCAATCTCTTGCTACCCGAATGCTGGCCTGCCTAACCCAATGAGTGACACCGGTTTCGATGAAACCCCTGAAATTACTTCAAGTCTAGTTGATGGTTTTGCTAAGGATGGTTTGGTGAATGTGGTTGGTGGTTGTTGTGGTACCACGCCAGATCATATTCGCGCAATTGCCAATGCAGTGAGTAAGCGTAAGCCACGTGCTTTCTATCGCGAAAACGCAGAGGCTGCCAAATGA
- the argS gene encoding arginine--tRNA ligase → MLLTNKNHLIEMLGSALAGIAQERGLAEPSAPRLERPKAVDHGDVACNIALQLSKAWKLNPRDLAQTLVDRLQQQAGFDQLIASCEIAGPGFINFRFSNIAKTAVINEILEKGAHFGEHPASSANAPSAMIEFVSANPTGPLHVGHGRQAALGDALANLLATQGVKVHREFYYNDAGVQIANLALSVQARLHGLKPGDTAWPEQAYNGEYIAEIASAFKDSPQYEDDIEAIRQFAVAYLRNEQDIDLKTFGVKFDCYYLESSLYTDGSVAQIVGDLQGIGKTYEAEGALWLKTTDDGDDKDRVMRKSDGSFTYFVPDVAYHASKWNRGFQKVINVQGSDHHGTIARVRSGLQGVAQKRGWDIPKTYPEYVLHKMVTVMRHGEEVKISKRAGSYVTVRDLVEWSGGVTPEMTPQERELALQRGRDAVRFFLISRKADTEFVFDIDLALQQNDENPVFYVQYAHARICSILQQWAGQTDDLISADLSLLQSKASDHLLRRLAEYPEVLTDAAHELAPHALAFYLRDLAGDFHTFYNADRVLVDDPSLKLARLALLSATRQVLQNGLKVLGVSAPAKM, encoded by the coding sequence ATGTTGTTAACCAATAAAAACCATTTAATTGAGATGCTCGGTAGTGCCCTAGCTGGTATCGCTCAGGAGCGAGGCTTGGCAGAGCCATCTGCGCCCCGTTTAGAGCGTCCTAAGGCAGTAGATCATGGCGATGTCGCTTGCAATATTGCGTTGCAGTTATCAAAAGCCTGGAAGCTCAATCCTAGAGATTTAGCCCAGACCTTAGTAGATCGTCTGCAACAGCAAGCCGGCTTTGATCAACTCATTGCATCATGCGAAATCGCGGGCCCTGGTTTTATCAATTTCCGCTTCAGTAATATCGCCAAAACAGCAGTGATCAATGAGATTCTTGAGAAGGGCGCCCACTTTGGAGAGCATCCCGCGAGCAGCGCAAACGCTCCAAGCGCAATGATTGAGTTTGTCTCAGCAAATCCAACCGGACCATTACATGTAGGTCATGGTAGGCAAGCGGCGCTGGGTGATGCCTTAGCTAATTTATTGGCGACGCAAGGTGTCAAAGTGCATCGTGAGTTTTATTACAACGACGCAGGCGTACAAATTGCTAACTTAGCATTATCTGTTCAAGCCCGTTTGCATGGCTTAAAGCCAGGCGATACCGCTTGGCCTGAGCAAGCTTATAACGGTGAATATATTGCGGAGATTGCTTCCGCCTTTAAGGACTCGCCTCAATATGAAGATGACATTGAAGCGATTCGTCAATTTGCAGTTGCTTACTTACGCAATGAGCAGGACATTGATTTAAAAACTTTCGGCGTGAAGTTTGATTGCTATTACCTAGAATCTTCTTTGTATACCGATGGTAGTGTTGCGCAAATCGTTGGTGATCTACAGGGCATTGGTAAGACCTACGAAGCTGAAGGTGCATTGTGGTTAAAGACTACTGATGATGGCGATGATAAAGATCGTGTAATGCGTAAATCGGATGGGAGCTTCACTTACTTTGTCCCCGATGTTGCTTATCACGCAAGTAAGTGGAATCGTGGTTTTCAGAAAGTGATCAATGTACAGGGTAGTGACCACCATGGCACGATTGCCCGTGTGCGCTCTGGTTTGCAGGGTGTTGCACAAAAGCGTGGTTGGGATATTCCCAAGACATATCCAGAGTATGTATTGCACAAGATGGTTACTGTGATGCGTCATGGCGAAGAGGTAAAAATTTCCAAGCGGGCGGGCTCTTATGTCACAGTCCGAGATTTGGTGGAATGGTCTGGTGGTGTTACTCCTGAAATGACCCCACAAGAGCGGGAGCTAGCTCTCCAGCGCGGTCGTGATGCAGTGCGCTTTTTCTTGATTTCCCGTAAGGCAGATACGGAATTTGTCTTTGATATTGACTTGGCTCTTCAGCAAAATGATGAGAACCCAGTGTTTTACGTTCAATATGCTCATGCACGAATTTGCTCTATCTTGCAACAATGGGCTGGTCAGACTGATGATTTGATTTCAGCAGATTTATCTTTATTGCAAAGTAAAGCTTCGGATCATTTATTGCGTCGTTTGGCAGAGTATCCCGAAGTGTTGACAGATGCGGCACATGAGCTGGCTCCTCATGCCCTGGCTTTTTATTTGCGCGATCTTGCGGGCGATTTCCACACTTTCTACAATGCGGATCGAGTTTTGGTCGATGATCCAAGCTTGAAGTTGGCTCGTTTGGCGCTTTTATCAGCAACTCGCCAAGTCTTGCAAAATGGTTTAAAAGTATTAGGGGTATCTGCACCAGCTAAGATGTAA
- a CDS encoding flavin reductase family protein — protein MTPFTSQDLRKGFASFATGVTVITCLDESAGHHGITISSFNTVSLEPPLILWSLKKHSRLMPWVEVGKKHLIHVLERSQEQLAMHFATVKQDQFLSVEHRLAASGLTQIEHCVAYYECETVSVHTGGDHNIIVAKVISLKNHPEREPLIFARSKFVGLDFSEINPA, from the coding sequence ATGACCCCGTTTACCTCGCAAGATTTGCGCAAGGGATTTGCATCGTTTGCTACTGGGGTCACTGTCATCACCTGCCTTGATGAGAGCGCTGGTCATCACGGCATCACCATTAGCTCATTCAATACGGTTTCTCTCGAACCCCCACTCATTTTGTGGAGTCTTAAAAAGCACTCTCGTTTAATGCCTTGGGTTGAGGTAGGCAAAAAGCATCTCATCCATGTACTAGAACGCTCTCAAGAGCAATTAGCAATGCACTTTGCTACCGTAAAACAAGACCAATTTCTAAGTGTTGAACATCGTTTAGCGGCAAGTGGGTTAACCCAAATTGAGCATTGCGTGGCCTACTATGAATGTGAGACAGTTTCTGTACACACTGGCGGTGACCACAACATTATTGTTGCCAAAGTGATTAGCTTAAAAAATCATCCAGAAAGAGAACCGCTGATATTTGCACGCAGCAAATTTGTCGGCCTAGATTTTTCTGAAATCAATCCTGCTTAA
- a CDS encoding DUF1289 domain-containing protein, with amino-acid sequence MTTVPSPCINWCDINPENGYCRGCYRTLSEIADWSDFSNAEKLEVWSKLKKRKPQATE; translated from the coding sequence TTGACAACAGTCCCATCACCTTGCATCAACTGGTGCGATATCAATCCTGAAAACGGTTATTGCCGCGGTTGTTATCGCACCTTGAGTGAAATTGCAGATTGGTCAGATTTTTCTAATGCCGAGAAACTTGAGGTTTGGTCAAAACTTAAAAAACGTAAACCTCAAGCCACAGAATAA
- a CDS encoding PhaM family polyhydroxyalkanoate granule multifunctional regulatory protein, which yields MFGTIPEFNQSLEMFKTMWGQGTAAQAGQFPFTTDASKGAGGFGSAFPGLDVEELEKRIKDLKSVENWLNLNLNILKSTIQGLEVQHATMMALKSFGDAVSAAGAAATGSNEESVTKSSATKPRKTATRRRRKAGDATYLDEVGNSDEQ from the coding sequence ATGTTTGGAACCATTCCAGAATTTAATCAAAGCCTTGAAATGTTTAAAACCATGTGGGGTCAAGGAACAGCAGCACAGGCTGGTCAATTTCCCTTCACCACAGACGCCTCTAAGGGCGCTGGTGGGTTTGGCTCTGCCTTCCCAGGCCTTGATGTTGAAGAACTTGAAAAGCGTATCAAGGACCTTAAAAGCGTTGAAAACTGGCTTAATCTGAACCTCAATATCCTCAAATCCACGATCCAGGGCCTTGAAGTGCAACATGCCACGATGATGGCCTTGAAGTCCTTTGGCGATGCTGTCTCAGCAGCTGGTGCAGCAGCCACTGGCTCTAACGAAGAATCTGTAACAAAGAGTAGCGCAACTAAACCACGGAAAACCGCAACACGCCGTCGTCGCAAAGCAGGCGACGCAACTTACCTCGACGAAGTAGGTAATTCAGATGAGCAATAG